Proteins found in one Papio anubis isolate 15944 chromosome 13, Panubis1.0, whole genome shotgun sequence genomic segment:
- the FOXB2 gene encoding forkhead box protein B2, producing the protein MPRPGKNSYSDQKPPYSYISLTAMAIQHSAEKMLPLSDIYKFIMERFPYYREHTQRWQNSLRHNLSFNDCFIKIPRRPDQPGKGSFWALHPDCGDMFENGSFLRRRKRFKVLRADHTHLHAGSTKGAPGAGPGGHLHPHHHHHPHHHHHHHAAAHHHHHHHPPQPPPPPPPPPHMVHYFHQQPPTAPQPPPHLPSQPPQQPPQQSQPQQPSHPGKMQEAAAVAAAAAAAAAAAVGSVGRLSQFPPYGLGSAAAAAAAAAASTSGFKHPFAIENIIGRDYKGVLQAGGLPLASVMHHLGYPVPGQLGNVVSSVWPHVGVMDSVAAAAAAAAAAGVPVGPEYGAFGVPVKALCHSASQSLPAVPVPIKPTPALPPVSALQPGLAVPAASQQPPAPSTVCSAAAASPVTSLLEPTAPTAAESKGGSLHSVLVHS; encoded by the coding sequence ATGCCGCGGCCGGGGAAGAACTCGTACAGCGACCAAAAGCCGCCCTACTCTTACATCTCGCTGACCGCCATGGCAATCCAGCACTCGGCAGAGAAGATGCTGCCTCTGAGCGACATCTACAAGTTTATCATGGAGCGCTTCCCCTACTACCGCGAGCACACACAGCGCTGGCAGAACAGCCTGCGCCACAACCTCTCCTTCAACGACTGCTTCATCAAGATTCCGCGGCGCCCCGACCAGCCTGGCAAGGGTAGCTTCTGGGCGCTGCACCCCGACTGCGGTGACATGTTCGAGAACGGCAGCTTCCTGCGGCGTCGCAAGCGCTTCAAGGTGCTGCGCGCCGACCATACTCACCTGCACGCGGGAAGCACCAAGGGCGCGCCAGGCGCCGGGCCGGGAGGGCACCTTcacccccatcaccaccaccatccccatcaccaccatcatcaccacgcTGCCGcgcaccaccaccatcaccaccacccaccccagccgccgccgccgcccccgccgccgccgcacATGGTGCACTATTTCCACCAGCAACCGCCTACTGCTCCGCAGCCGCCTCCGCATCTCCCGTCGCAGCCCCCGCAGCAACCGCCCCAGCAGTCGCAGCCTCAGCAGCCGTCTCATCCCGGCAAGATGCAAGAGGCGGCGGCCgtggcggcggcagcggcggcggccgCGGCAGCCGCGGTGGGCAGTGTGGGACGCCTGTCTCAGTTCCCACCTTATGGGCTGGGCTcggccgccgccgctgccgccgcggCCGCGGCGTCCACATCAGGCTTCAAGCACCCCTTTGCCATTGAGAACATTATTGGCCGGGACTACAAGGGCGTGCTGCAGGCTGGAGGGCTGCCCTTGGCGTCCGTCATGCATCACCTGGGCTACCCCGTGCCCGGCCAGCTCGGCAACGTCGTCAGCTCAGTGTGGCCGCACGTTGGCGTCATGGATTCAGTGGccgccgccgcggccgccgcAGCCGCAGCCGGAGTCCCAGTAGGCCCGGAGTATGGGGCCTTCGGGGTCCCGGTCAAGGCCCTGTGCCACTCGGCAAGCCAGAGCCTGCCTGCCGTGCCGGTGCCCATCAAGCCCACGCCTGCGCTGCCGCCCGTGTCCGCGCTGCAGCCGGGGCTCGCTGTCCCCGCGGCTTCGCAGCAGCCTCCGGCGCCATCCACCGTGTGCTCCGCGGCCGCGGCCTCGCCAGTTACCTCTCTGCTGGAGCCCACAGCCCCTACTGCGGCGGAGAGCAAGGGCGGCTCCTTGCACTCGGTGCTAGTGCACTCCTAG